ACGATCAACCACTGAATGTTGCATTAGAGCAATATGGAATGCGATATGTACGTTCCATATTTAAGGACTATTACAATAATATCTGGCTTGCATTCTCCGAAGGTGGGGTTGGTAGTATCAATGCTTCAACCGACAAATTCACCAGATTAGACTATCCAGAAAAGGTGAAAGGCAAACACAGAGCCATTTGTAGGGACAGCAATGGAAACATTTGGCTTTCATCAGACAATGATGGGTTATATCGCCTACAACTGGACGATGATTTGAAAGTTATAAGTACAAAATTATACCCTAGAAATATGTTTGGTGGATCGTGGATAACGGCAATATATATAGACCATCAAAAAAGAATATGGGCCGGAACAGCAAACGGATTATATAGATACAACATTGAGCAAGATAAGTTTACCAGATTAGAATTCCCATATTCAAGAAAGAGTTCCTATATTGGGGCTATTATACAGGATAATATGGAGAATATATGGGCGGTTAGTTTACACGGTATTTATAAGATCAATCTAGAAGATTTGATTGTCTATTATGAGTTGAATGTAAATCAAGATATTGTAAAGACATGGTATATTTTGGGAACATGCGTCAACCGCAATGGAGAAATATTCATAGGAGGAGTAAATGGACTCAACTTTTTTAATCCTACTCAATTGACACCAGACACTTATCCGCATAATGTCTATATATCCGGCATAAAACTTCTGAATAAAGAGAATTTTTCCGATGAGAAGAAAAATCGTTTGCACGAGATCAATAATTCGGGCAAGTTAGTGCTATCGTATAAAGATACTCAATTTTCCTTGTCTTTCAGCTCTCTCTATTATAAAGATCCGCTAAAAATAGAGTATGCCTATATGTTAGAGGACTTTGATAAAGACTGGATTATTACAGACGCATCAAGAAATAACGCTTCTTATTCCAATTTAACTCCCGGCACATACACTTTTAAAGTAAAATCAACTAATGCTTCGGGTATCTGGATGGACAATATACGGACTATTGAGATTGTGGTAGAAAAGGCACCATGGAGAACTTGGTGGGCCTACTCCTTATATGTAAGCATAGTTGCAGGCATTTTACTATTAGTTGTCCGAAACTTTAATTTAGGTTCTAAATTGCGGCACAAGGATGCTTTATCTAAGTGGAAATTAGACTATTACACTCGTTTGTCATATGGTTTTAAGGTACCCTTAACTCTGATTTATGCGCCTCTGCAATATTTACTAAAAAATTATGACCAGTTGACAAATACAGATGTTAAGCGTATGCTACATACGATGTCAGGCAATGTATTCAAATTGTCGGAACAAGTATCGAAATTGATGGAGTTCAAAAAAGTATCCTTGGGAGAATATGATGTACAGTTATCAAAAGTAGATATTATTCCTGTTATCCAAGGAATTTGTAATTTATTTCTAGATGAGTTTGCCACCAAACATGTAACTTATTCAATAGAAGGAAACGTGACTTCTGTTACAACTATCATAGACATAACTAAGATAGAAGTAGCTCTATATAATATTATGGAAGATGCTATTTCCTATATAATAGATAATGGTAGGGTTGAGGTGAAATATATGCTTGACTCCCATGATTACAGGCTGAACGTAAGTATTATTGCATCCCGAAGTGGAGAAGGTGAGTCTAATGTACAAGAGTTAAACACTCGCTTTTTAATTGCATACGATTATCTAAAAGTGCATCATAGCGAACTATCCATACGTAATATCGAAGGAAACCGGATGAGGGAATATATTTTCGACTTGCTATTAGGCGACTCTCATTATAGTGCAAGAGAAATGAAAACATTGGATAAAGCACAATCTGTATCGCTGTTATTACCTGTAACTGTTCAAAAAGATAGAACTGTGGATGAATTGAATATTGATTCGGATAAAACTTTGCCAGTGATTTATCTGTATGAGGGAGACAAGGACATAGACCTCTTCATAAAGTCTGTTTTTCAAAATAAGTTTAACATATCACTAAACACAGCTGCTACCGACATAAAGCACATACTCGACAAAATACCTTCTCTAGTTATTTTTGATGTGGTGAAAGAAGACGACTATAAATTTGAGTTATGTCGCAAAATGAAGGAATACCAGATATTATCAGCAATACCCGTCATTTTCATTTCCTCACTTTCTTCTGAAATAACGGAGCAGAAAGCATATGAAGCAGGGGCTGATGTGTTTATTGCAAAACCATTCAATGTAGCTAGCCTGGATGCAAGAATAAGACAGCTGCTTGATGTACGTACGGCAATCAAAGAGAACATTCGGAAAGAGTTGATTATAGATCCTAAAGAAGTACTTATCACATCAGATGACGACAAATTCGTTGCTAATATCATCAACGTTATAGAAGATAACATAGCAGATGTTGAGTTTAATATTGATAAATTGGCTAGTTTATTAAACATAAGCCGTTCTACTTTATATCGAAGAGCTATGGAAATCACGAATTTGTCACCAAGTGATTTAATCAGAAAAAGGCGCATGCGACGGGCCGCAGAGCTGTTAAAACAAACTTCCCATCCTGTCTCAGAAATATGTTATATGGTGGGATATTCAGATCAACGCTATTTCGGACAAAGCTTTAAGAAAGAGTTTGGTATGACCCCGAAACAATATTCTATTCAGAAAAAGGTATAGAAACAGAGTTTGACATCCGCAGATATTCTTCAGATATAGCAATTATTTACTATTATAAATCTGTGTCATCTGCGGATGAAATATCATATAGATACTCTTTTATTTTCTTTTTTTATTGGAAAAACTCTTATTGTGGAAAGTCTTTTTCAAAATCAGAAAGATTAATCCAATCTGCCGGAACTCGCTCTCCGTTCCTTATCCTGTGCCAAAAGTCATGGGCTTCGCTGGTGTCCGGATATTTATCAAAGATATCCCCCTTATTATACATTCGCGGATCTTTTTGATCCAATAATCGTCTGGTCATTTCTTCTTCCATTCTATCTTTTATGCAAGCATATTCCTTCTTTTGAATCAAATTGACCATGCAATTAGGATCCTTTTTTATATTATATAATTCCTCCGTTTCCCGTTTCCCAAAAGACAGTTGCCATAAATATTTTGTTTTGGGATTATGACGGGCTTTCAGGATCTCAGTTTTAGTAGGGCTACCGTCCACATTCATATAACCTGTTTCAGGATCACCTGCAGGCCAGCGTTCAGGTTTAAAGTTTTTAAGGTAAAGGAAGTCTTCTCTGATCAACCCACGGATAGGATATCCCTGATCATTGGGGCGACCTACATCATGCCGTTCTTTACCAATCATTACGTAATTACGGTCTATCCCTGTGTTTTCATCTTTCAGCAAGTCAACAAAGTCTCTTCCAGTGATAGCTTGCATCCCTGATTGCATTTCACTTATACCTGCTACCTTCAAAATAGTAGGTGCCAAATCTATGACACTGATGTATTCATTGATCTGTCTTCCCGGATGTCTTATCCCGTTCTTCCACATGACTGCCATTGGGATATGATTGGAGTTATAATACTCCTGTCCTTTACAACGTGGAAAAGGCATATTATGATCAGAAGTAACAATTATAACAGTATTGTCAAGTTCGCCTATTTCCTCTAAAGACTGAAGTATCAGACCTAAATGTTTATCAAAATGCTCTACTTCCACTGCATAATCCAGCATATCTCTTCTCACAACCTCATTGTCTGGCCAATAGGACGGTACAGAATCAATATCATTGATATTCTTCCCAAAGCGCTTAGAAGATTCATATTCATAGCCACGGTGCGGTTCAAGTGCTCCATACCAAAAACAAAATGGCTTAGACTTGTCCCAACTCTTTAGAAAATCGTTAAAATTGGCTGCATAATCACAATCAGAAATCCCCGTAGTTGGAGGCGTAAGTTTACGTTTGTTCCATACCTGCCCGGTGAGATTTCGGTTCTCACCTCTTGAATTGACAGCATATCCAGGTCCCCAACCCTTTCCCGTACAGCCTACATAATATCCATTATCAGCTAAAGCTTCCGGATAGGATTTAAATTTCTCAGGAAAGTTCGGCCAATGATTACAGGCTTCTTCCAACTGCCATGAATTTCTACCTGTAATCATAGCAGCACGTGAGGGTGCGGATTTGGCATTACATGTATACATATTATTAAATAAAAGTCCATTGCGAGCTACAGTATCAAATGCAGGTGTATTTATCCATGGAACCCCATAAGCACTCATATGACCTGCATCATCAGCTACACAAAACAAAATATTGACCCTAGGCGCAGTCTGTGCCGTCGCAATTGATACTTGTGCAATAGTTGCAACACTTAGTAAAGAAAGTATATGAATATTCATTGTCAGATATTTAAAAGTTAATGTTTTTATAGAATTCATTTATTACATACCATGCTTTTTTGCGATATCCTTGATCTGAAATTAACCCTTTTCGATTCCAACCATTTTGATTGAGCGGGTGAAAACGATAAGGAGAACGAAAATCAAACAAAATCCAAGGGGCTATACCTGTCAAATTAGGAATAGAGATAAACATTTCTAAATTGTCCTTATATAGCCGTTCCTGATATTCTTCACTCCAAGAACTCGCAACTGTAGCATCTCCAGACTGGCCGTATAATGCTTCTCCACCAAATTCGGAAATAAAAAGCGGTTTATCTGGACAGATATTCCAGCTAATCTCAGACGGCTTAATTGACCACGGATGATACCACCCCATATATTTATTGATAGATACAACGTCCAGATATTCTGTAAGTGTATCCTCCAACTCAAATGTTTGGGTATCACCATTCCACTTCACCTTATCAAAAGCAGCAGTAAGCAAACGGGTGGTATCCATCTTTTGACAATTATTTATAATTTCTTTTAGAAAACTGTTACGCGACTTGGAGGGACTGGTTTCATTAGCAATTCCCCAAAATGTCAAAGCACATCTGTTTCTATCTCTCATTATCATTTCAGAATGCATAGTCAATGCTTTCTACAGAGTTGCTTTACTAGTGAAATCTATATTTTGCCAAAGTGGTATTTCTTCCCACAGCATGAAACCCATTTTTTCAGCCAATCTTACGATGTACTCATTTTGAGGATAATGTGCCAGTCGTATCAAATTAGCTCCCAATGCCTTTGCTTCGGATAACAGAGCTACTGCGTCTTGTTGAGAGAAAGCTCTACCTTGTCTCTGAGCTATTTCTTCATGAAAACTGATACCCTTCATAAAAACAGGACTACCATTCAGATAAATTTGTTTCCCTTTGACATAAAGATTTCTAAATCCGAGTTCTTCTTTAATAGTATCGCTGCGAGTAGCCAGTTGAACCAGATATAGCTGAGGCGTTTGCGGTGACCACCGTTGTAACCGCTTAACTTTTATGGAAGTCTGCGCCATGCCTGTACTATCTGTGCTCAACTGTCGAAGTACATTTAAAGCGGGAATAGTAATTCGGATATTTTCATTTACACGCTTTTCAGAAAGTTGTACTTTGACATGAACCAGATCCGGCTTATATTTGTCTAACTGTATAAAATAATGATCAATATATAGTTGGGGAGTTTTCACAATCATAACATTCCGAGTTATGCCACCATAGTTCCACCAGTCATAGAGTAAAGCAGGTATCGCATCTTTATTTCTATAGTTATTAACCTCCAATACAAGAAAATTGTCTCCAGAAACAATATAGTCTGTTATATTTATCTGAAATGGAGTAAATCCTCCTTCATGCTCCCCCACTTTGGTTCCATTCAGATATACAGTGCATTGGTAATTTACTGCCCCGAAATATAGAAATACATTTTCGTCAGAACTCCTTTTTATACTGAAATGCCTTGCGTACCATACTGTACCTTCATAATATTTTAATTCCGGATATTGAGAATTCCAGTCACCCGGTACATTAAGCCGTACTCCTCCTTCAAAAGCATATTCTTTGAAATCGGACTTACTTTTTAAAGGTTTATCCTTATAGATAGAGTCTTTATGCCCATGCAGATAAGGATCTATGATTACATCCCATTTCCCATTTAATAGTACATATTTCCGTCCATATACGTTTGTCATAGCAAATTGGGCGCGTGCAATCTGTACTTGATTGCAGCAGCCCCATAATAGTAAAAACAAATAAACCAATTTCTTTTTCATGGTAGTTGTTAAGTGTTGTTTATAAATAAAATGCAGGTTAGATTGTCTTAACCGTCCTAACCCGCATTCTTATATAATTGGCCGAAATACCTATTGCAACAGTTTCTTATATCTGAGTAACGCTTCTACATAATAATAATCGGCATACGTAAGTGGAGCATCAACTTCACTGTTTCGGGGTTTATTTCCCACTGAATGCTTAAGAATAAACCCACCATTTGTCTGGGGAGCCGCCAAGTACTCGTCTGACGAGAGTGTTCTCAGTTGTTGAGCGGCTACAGACTGATATTCTTTAGAAAGCTTATCATCATTGACGTATTGACCCAATTCTAACAGAGCGGATGCTATGATAGCTCCAGCAGAAGCATCCCGCGGTTCGTCCGGAATATTAGGTGCATCAAAATCCCAATAAGGTATCTTGTCTTCCGGAAGGTTTGGGTGGTGCAAGATAAACTTCGCAATGTTAATGGCTTGCTGAAGATATTTTTCGTTCTGGGTTTCTCTATACATCATTGTATAGCCATACAATCCCCACGCTTGTCCACGTGCCCATGCCGAAGTACTTGAATATCCTTGATGGGTATCCATTTTGAGCGCTTTATTAGTTATGGTATCATAATCTACAACATGGCATGAACTATAATCCGGGCGAAAATGATTTGTTATAGTTATCGTAGCATGGCTGTTTGCAATTTTATCAAACAATGAGTCCTGTGATAATTTATATGCATTTTCTAATAGTTCCAAATTCATTAAATTGTCAATAATTACAGGATACATCCATTTAGGCTTATTATCCCACGAACGAATAACTCCTATATTTTCGTTATAGCGTGTTGCTAATGACCGGGCACTTTGTAACAGGATTTTTTTATAATTTTCATTTCCTGTTATTCTGTAACCATTTCCAAAACTACAGTTCATCATAAAGCCTAAATCATGCGTATCTAAAGCATATTGCTCCTTTTCAATACGCATCGTATAGTTTTCTGCATATTTTTTCAGCGTTTCATTCCCAGTAGCTTCATAAAGCATCCATAAAGTTCCTGAAAAAAAACCACTACACCACCAATGCGTATCTGACGTAACAAGAGTTCCATCTTTCTCTGTAGTTTTTGGAAGCCTGTCAGGCTGATCCATCAGACTGGCAGCCATAAATTCAGACTGTTCAATGCTACGTTTTAATCCTTTTTCTATCACAGAACTCATCATATCATTACTATTATTACTGCATGATGGTAAGAGTAGTCCTATTACTAGGACTGCCAAAATCAATGTCTTTTTCTTCATATAAAATTTTTATTATTAGTTATTTTTCCAATCAGTTAACGGCATTATTTCTTTGTTGGAATCGAAATTACCTTCCGGTATGAGTTTAACTTGCAATACTTCTGTTGTATTGGGCCGCAGTTCAGCTTCAAACCCAACGAATGTCACACCCGGATTTTTGGCATCCCAACTGTTGGGTGATGTCGCACTCCAAGTTTTCATTCTGACCTTTGCCGGAGATTCCACCTCCAATAACAGTTTTTCTCCATTCTGGGATAGCTGTATTGTATGTTCTCCTATAATAGCAGGTTGAGCTTCCGTCACCATATTCCAGCGAATAACAGTGGGCTGTCCCAATGTCTTTACTTCATCCCTAACAGCGGCGTAGTGAGAATCAACGATAGCTACTCCTCTTTTTACTTCCTTTGCTTGACCTTCGTATATCTTGGTAAGGTCTGCAATAGCATACATGTAGTTTTCATTATCCGAAAAGTCTGTAATCGTTGCATAACCATTCACATTTTGATATTTATTGTCAAAAGAAAGTGTATTATGAGCCAGGTTATTGTATCTAAACACTTTCCAACGATCAGATTCCTGACTCTTATTCCACAAATCAATGCCTTTGGATTCTAATGAGTTGTAATCCTGAGGACCTAAATCCGTACTCCAGCGAGTATCCTTACTGATAAAGATAAAAGAACCGGCATCCAAATGTGTGTGTCCTGATTGTGCTGTCCCTCCTTTGAGCGCAATGGATAATCCCTGTTGATAATCCCAAGTAGTCCGCATAAGGGCAACAGGAGTGGTTGTTTTACTCGATACCCACATTCTTTGAGTAGGTTTAGGCAGATTATCCATAGAAGTAGAAGCGCCCCATATCAGAGCCAGTACAGCATATCGATAGGACCTAATACTCTTTTTAGAAGACAGGCTAAACTGGTATTTCTCACTCCAAAGAATATCTTTATCGGCAGTCCTATTAGCAAACCAAAACATAGCAGGACTTACGCGACCAGATGATGAACAATCTCCATAGTTGAAGGATTTGCCATCAGAAAGTAACATGTTCTGGATAAACTTTCCAGTATTCAAGAAACCTGGTTCCTGAGAAAGATTATAATCAGTTCCCATAACATTTTCCAAAGCATCAATTAAGAGGAGATTGTAAGTCGTCCCATATCCCCAATAGGAATAGCCTTCGGCATACGCACCATCAGGTGCATACACGGACATAGGTAGTTTAACAGACTGAACAGCTCGGTTAATCAACTCATCAGCAAGGGTTGGAATTTTATCATAAATAGCCAAGGCACCAAGTGTTATTCCCCCATTACATACCTGATTCCAATTATTATTTCGATAGAGCCAGCTATTATATTGGCTGTCTAATGATGGATTCAAACCTTTGGTTTCTATAGCTTTCTCTATTTTAAGCTTAGTCTGATCACTGATAAAATTGTAAAGCCAGTCATATCCGATAGCCATAGCTGTAGTCATTTCAGCTACATCCAGAAAGTGAGATGGATTCCAATCAACAAAGTCTGCGGCATTATCTAATTCACTTTCTGCCCGTTTGGCATATTTCACTTCACCAGTCATTCTGTAGGCATATCCTAAAAGTAACGTCCTGCGCAAACATTCACGCGACACTTCAAGCAATCTTCTGCCAAGAATAACTCTTTGGCAATTAGGCTTGCCAAGAATATTATCGGCCTCTTCTATCATGATGGCATGATATTCCTTCCACACTCCATCTGTTTGTATAGCAGAACGGATGACAGATTCATCTTCTGTTGTCATTATCAGATAGGGATGGACCCTGTCTTTAACCTTCTTACTATCTCCTTCTTGAGCCGATATGCAAGCAGAGTATAACACTGCTAAAAATATAAATAGTATATTCTTCATTTTCTTTTAGTTTTAAAACGATGCTCCAATAGGTCCTTGGGTTGTGGAAGCTGTTGCTGATTTGGAAGAGGTTGAATAATGAAATGTGAATGTCTTTCCTACTTCAATACCTTCTACTCCGTCTTCGTCAACATAAAATGGAAGATCTGCCCATTTGGACATATTACTTCCCATATTCTCAAAAAACTTGTCAATATATTCCATTGGCAAAACAGGCGGATAATCAAAAGTCAGTACTTCCGAGAAATTATCTTTAAAAGTCAGTTTGCCTTCCTCTATCAGTTGATAGCCATCGTCAGAGAGTGTAGTACGCTTCAAATTCTGCGGGTATTTGGCAAACAGTCTTTCAAATTCCTCAGAGAAAAATAAGTTGTTATTGCAAACACTCATACTAATATCCTGAGCACGTTCATCTTTCTTTGGTATTGAAATTTGCCAAAACACATCACTCGCGGCACTTGATTTCCACCCTACATTAGCAAAAATATTGTTCTCAATTTCAACTTTGATAGCATAGTTTATTTGTATATGGTGCCCAACATTATAGAATGTACTGTGCTTAATTCCAAAATAGTTTGTGACTACATTATCAAATCGTACAATATGGGCAGTGTTATTATAAACATAGCAATTATTGATGACAATACTATCTTGCTCGTTTCCACGTGAATCTATCAATCTGCCATTGGCTGGATCACTTGTGAGAGCTAAATTACGAATGGTAGAGTTATTCAGATAAATTTTATTATTGACATTGTCAGTACGAATACAGAAGTTCCTGCAATGGTCAATAAAACAATTGTCAAATTTCAGCCTCACATTTGATTCGTCAATACGAAATAAACGCTGCATGAGATTACCAGTTGCCGCATCTTTACCTATGATATAGATATTCTCAAAAGTGGCGCTACCTTCCAAACGGATCATATCAGCATTTAAGGCTCCTTGCGCGTCACAAATAGGTTGTATGATAGGCATTTTGCCAGAACCATTTTCGGC
The nucleotide sequence above comes from Bacteroides intestinalis DSM 17393. Encoded proteins:
- a CDS encoding sulfatase family protein, producing MNIHILSLLSVATIAQVSIATAQTAPRVNILFCVADDAGHMSAYGVPWINTPAFDTVARNGLLFNNMYTCNAKSAPSRAAMITGRNSWQLEEACNHWPNFPEKFKSYPEALADNGYYVGCTGKGWGPGYAVNSRGENRNLTGQVWNKRKLTPPTTGISDCDYAANFNDFLKSWDKSKPFCFWYGALEPHRGYEYESSKRFGKNINDIDSVPSYWPDNEVVRRDMLDYAVEVEHFDKHLGLILQSLEEIGELDNTVIIVTSDHNMPFPRCKGQEYYNSNHIPMAVMWKNGIRHPGRQINEYISVIDLAPTILKVAGISEMQSGMQAITGRDFVDLLKDENTGIDRNYVMIGKERHDVGRPNDQGYPIRGLIREDFLYLKNFKPERWPAGDPETGYMNVDGSPTKTEILKARHNPKTKYLWQLSFGKRETEELYNIKKDPNCMVNLIQKKEYACIKDRMEEEMTRRLLDQKDPRMYNKGDIFDKYPDTSEAHDFWHRIRNGERVPADWINLSDFEKDFPQ
- a CDS encoding heparinase II/III domain-containing protein; this translates as MKNILFIFLAVLYSACISAQEGDSKKVKDRVHPYLIMTTEDESVIRSAIQTDGVWKEYHAIMIEEADNILGKPNCQRVILGRRLLEVSRECLRRTLLLGYAYRMTGEVKYAKRAESELDNAADFVDWNPSHFLDVAEMTTAMAIGYDWLYNFISDQTKLKIEKAIETKGLNPSLDSQYNSWLYRNNNWNQVCNGGITLGALAIYDKIPTLADELINRAVQSVKLPMSVYAPDGAYAEGYSYWGYGTTYNLLLIDALENVMGTDYNLSQEPGFLNTGKFIQNMLLSDGKSFNYGDCSSSGRVSPAMFWFANRTADKDILWSEKYQFSLSSKKSIRSYRYAVLALIWGASTSMDNLPKPTQRMWVSSKTTTPVALMRTTWDYQQGLSIALKGGTAQSGHTHLDAGSFIFISKDTRWSTDLGPQDYNSLESKGIDLWNKSQESDRWKVFRYNNLAHNTLSFDNKYQNVNGYATITDFSDNENYMYAIADLTKIYEGQAKEVKRGVAIVDSHYAAVRDEVKTLGQPTVIRWNMVTEAQPAIIGEHTIQLSQNGEKLLLEVESPAKVRMKTWSATSPNSWDAKNPGVTFVGFEAELRPNTTEVLQVKLIPEGNFDSNKEIMPLTDWKNN
- a CDS encoding helix-turn-helix domain-containing protein, translating into MKHISKVILVLLRILLSYPFYGMAQNIKSFDFKGNFFYNTITSIEQDTLGFMWLGLDNGVFLFDGYSLQPLIHSMISDRYVNFLSHRKTTLYIGTNEGLYAYNYINNQCDLCSPLLKSKNIIAYQCNSDYQVVATDREVFLFDYNWNFIHKITIYKESLNNHITSMVIYGNQEALLGTESGLVIIHIENDGKTKSNTLYSGDKIVQLFIDSRNKLWICRGEEILYSNIDTLDSVGISGFKHIAYNHEVISFFEYANQVWVGTRGYGISIYEYDHSGKAVLKNKLLIDKSGDSELKNTINKIYKDKKSRIWICTLEGVYLYNDESSNFHAIKHSKNGKNVPSSNIISSIYCDNDYLWLATSNGINKIKWNNKNDYTITQYVDRRNTNDIMAGNKIQCITKFKDQTFLISTKNAIKFFDSGRCLFYDDQPLNVALEQYGMRYVRSIFKDYYNNIWLAFSEGGVGSINASTDKFTRLDYPEKVKGKHRAICRDSNGNIWLSSDNDGLYRLQLDDDLKVISTKLYPRNMFGGSWITAIYIDHQKRIWAGTANGLYRYNIEQDKFTRLEFPYSRKSSYIGAIIQDNMENIWAVSLHGIYKINLEDLIVYYELNVNQDIVKTWYILGTCVNRNGEIFIGGVNGLNFFNPTQLTPDTYPHNVYISGIKLLNKENFSDEKKNRLHEINNSGKLVLSYKDTQFSLSFSSLYYKDPLKIEYAYMLEDFDKDWIITDASRNNASYSNLTPGTYTFKVKSTNASGIWMDNIRTIEIVVEKAPWRTWWAYSLYVSIVAGILLLVVRNFNLGSKLRHKDALSKWKLDYYTRLSYGFKVPLTLIYAPLQYLLKNYDQLTNTDVKRMLHTMSGNVFKLSEQVSKLMEFKKVSLGEYDVQLSKVDIIPVIQGICNLFLDEFATKHVTYSIEGNVTSVTTIIDITKIEVALYNIMEDAISYIIDNGRVEVKYMLDSHDYRLNVSIIASRSGEGESNVQELNTRFLIAYDYLKVHHSELSIRNIEGNRMREYIFDLLLGDSHYSAREMKTLDKAQSVSLLLPVTVQKDRTVDELNIDSDKTLPVIYLYEGDKDIDLFIKSVFQNKFNISLNTAATDIKHILDKIPSLVIFDVVKEDDYKFELCRKMKEYQILSAIPVIFISSLSSEITEQKAYEAGADVFIAKPFNVASLDARIRQLLDVRTAIKENIRKELIIDPKEVLITSDDDKFVANIINVIEDNIADVEFNIDKLASLLNISRSTLYRRAMEITNLSPSDLIRKRRMRRAAELLKQTSHPVSEICYMVGYSDQRYFGQSFKKEFGMTPKQYSIQKKV
- a CDS encoding glycoside hydrolase family 88 protein, with amino-acid sequence MKKKTLILAVLVIGLLLPSCSNNSNDMMSSVIEKGLKRSIEQSEFMAASLMDQPDRLPKTTEKDGTLVTSDTHWWCSGFFSGTLWMLYEATGNETLKKYAENYTMRIEKEQYALDTHDLGFMMNCSFGNGYRITGNENYKKILLQSARSLATRYNENIGVIRSWDNKPKWMYPVIIDNLMNLELLENAYKLSQDSLFDKIANSHATITITNHFRPDYSSCHVVDYDTITNKALKMDTHQGYSSTSAWARGQAWGLYGYTMMYRETQNEKYLQQAINIAKFILHHPNLPEDKIPYWDFDAPNIPDEPRDASAGAIIASALLELGQYVNDDKLSKEYQSVAAQQLRTLSSDEYLAAPQTNGGFILKHSVGNKPRNSEVDAPLTYADYYYVEALLRYKKLLQ